The nucleotide window GGTACGACTGCTCCGTCCGACACCGGTGTCCGTACTACTCGGCGCGGGCGATCGCGTCGGAGCGACCCATCGCGGCGACGACGTTGGCGTACTTCATGCGGACCGCCGGCTCCGAACTGTTCCGGCAACGGGACGTCGTCGTGATCGACGAGGCCCACGGGCTCGCGGAGTGGGCGGAGATGTACGCCACGATCGACCTGTCGTCGCGGACGGTGCCCGTCTGGGACGAGGTGAACGTGCCGAACGTCCGGGACGCCGACGACAGCCTGGAGCGGACCGTCCGGTTCGCCGAGTCGCTCGCGGGCGCCTGTGACCGCGCACTGGAGGATCTGCGGGGTCGCCAGGAGCTGTCGCCGGCGGAGGCGACCCGCCGCGACCGGCTGGCCGAGCGGAAGTCCGAACTCGCGTGGCTCGTCCGGGACGCCCGCGACCCGGAGTCGCCGACGACGTGGGTGGTCGACCAACCGGACGGTGCCGGCGGCGATATCTCCGTCGTCCCGTTGGACCCGGCGCGGTACCTCCGACACACCGTCTGGGACCGCGGCAACCGGTTCGCGCTCCTGTCGGCGACGATCCTCGACAAGGAGTCGTTCTGTCGCGGCGTCGGCCTCGACCCGTCGACGGTCGCGTTAGTCGAGGTGGGCCACACGTTCCCGGTCGAGAGCCGACCGTTGTTCGACACGACCTGCGGGAAGATGACGTACGACCACCGGACGGAGACGGCCCCGAAGGTCGCCCGGCTGTGTGTCAGACTGATGGCCCACCACCCGGGCGAGAAGGGGCTGATCCACGCCCACTCGTACGACATCGCCCGCCGACTGGCCGACCGGTTCGCCGACTTCGGTGTCGGCCCGCGGGTCCGCACCCACGGCCGCCAGGACCGAGACGAACAGCTCCGGCGGTGGCTGGCGACGGACGATCCGGAGGTGTTCGTCTCCGTGAAGATGGAGGAGGCGCTCGACCTGGCAGGCGACCGCTGTCGCTGGCAGGTGCTGTGTAAGGCGCCGTACGCCAACACGAACGACTCTCGGGTCGCCCGTCGGCTGGCAGACGACCAGTGGGGCTGGTACTACCGCACCGCACTCCAGACCGTGATCCAGGCGTGTGGCCGGGTCGTCCGGTCGCCCGACGACTACGGCGCGACGTACCTCGCCGACAGTTCGCTGCTGGAACTGTTCGACCGTGCCGCGAGCGACGTGCCGCCGTGGTTCCAGGACCAGATCGACCGGATCTCGACGCCGTCGCCCCCGGAGTTCGACCCCGAGGCCGCGATGGCCGACCACCCCGCGCCGCCGACGCCCGGGCGCGAGCCTCGCGGCGGGGTGGGCGACGACGGCCGGCAGACCGACGACACGACCGACGGGCGTGGAGGTCGCGGAGACGGGAGCGGTGACGGTGGTCGGGCCGGTGGCGACGGCGGGAGTGACGACACTGACGGCTCCGGTAGCGACGTGGACGACCACCCGCTGTCGGACGTGTGGGGGTAGCTACTCGTCGTCTGCGTCGGCGACTACGAACTGTGAGAACTCGGGGGTCTCGAGGTCACTCACATCCTGGGTCCCCTGTGTCGGCTCCGTCTCTGTGGGCTCGGTCAGTTCCGACAGCAGTTCGTCCCGTTGCTCGTCGGACAGTCGCGGGACTGTCGGCCGTCCGAACGATCCATCCGTGCGTTCGTCCCGAAATCTGTCCAGAC belongs to Halobaculum sp. MBLA0143 and includes:
- a CDS encoding helicase C-terminal domain-containing protein; translated protein: MEPSRIPSEFPAPSHRGNQEHALREIRDAFAAGNEVVLVRAPTGSGKSLLARAVAGAARTTADAEPAQATGAYYTTPQVSQLEDVADDDLLSDLQVIRGKSNYTCILPGEETTPVDRAPCARERGYDCSVRHRCPYYSARAIASERPIAATTLAYFMRTAGSELFRQRDVVVIDEAHGLAEWAEMYATIDLSSRTVPVWDEVNVPNVRDADDSLERTVRFAESLAGACDRALEDLRGRQELSPAEATRRDRLAERKSELAWLVRDARDPESPTTWVVDQPDGAGGDISVVPLDPARYLRHTVWDRGNRFALLSATILDKESFCRGVGLDPSTVALVEVGHTFPVESRPLFDTTCGKMTYDHRTETAPKVARLCVRLMAHHPGEKGLIHAHSYDIARRLADRFADFGVGPRVRTHGRQDRDEQLRRWLATDDPEVFVSVKMEEALDLAGDRCRWQVLCKAPYANTNDSRVARRLADDQWGWYYRTALQTVIQACGRVVRSPDDYGATYLADSSLLELFDRAASDVPPWFQDQIDRISTPSPPEFDPEAAMADHPAPPTPGREPRGGVGDDGRQTDDTTDGRGGRGDGSGDGGRAGGDGGSDDTDGSGSDVDDHPLSDVWG